The Erigeron canadensis isolate Cc75 chromosome 1, C_canadensis_v1, whole genome shotgun sequence genome segment AAATACCTGATGAATTCATCACCAAACGTTGGAGAAAAGACATATTGCCTCATCACTTGTTAGAAAGTCGTCATAGATATGGTTACAAGAACACCGAATCGGAGAAGCAAAGCAATGAGGCAATGGCAAATTTGGAACTATGCCTTAGTAGATTAAGGAATGATCCTCAAGATTTATCTGATTTTGTGCAACTGATCAACAAGCTAACCCACGATAAGTTGTCACAACTGCCAAAACCAGATCCCAAAAACGAAAAAGAAGAAACTTACAAGAGGTTGCTCGGTGTAACAATACCCGAAAAAGTTAAGATTCGTCCGCCAAGGGGTATCAACAACAAGGGCTCAGGCACCCATACTGGTAAGAGGTTGAAAAATCCTCGTGAGGCGCAGGTGAACAAAAAGAGACGTACTGTACGACAATGCAAATGGTGTTTAAAATATCAAGATGATCATGACCAACGAAAATGCCTAGACAAACTTGCCAAGGAACAGGCTGAGAAAGAGGCAGCAGCAAAGGCCAAAAAGGTTGGTAGCACAAGTTCACATCATCTGGATACAAGTGCTTAGCAAATATTGTGGTTTTGTTTTAACCTTATTGCCaccaatttcatttttttaggaaaatttatgggtttttttttgtttcaatttgATCATTGCCATCAACTTTCAGTTTTTTGGACAATTTATGGatttcttttgtttcaactttcattGTTTTCCTGTGATTGTTTATTACATGGATCATTAGCAGTCAAATACTAAGTGCAAGCATACATGTGCTCATGAGAATATTTGTTGCATTATATCACTAATTGTCAATTAAAATTAGTTGCATAGATGCATTCATATGAAAACCTATTGCTTATAGCCAATAATAGTCAGATACAAAGTAGTTGCAGTCTTGTAGTCATATGGTTGTGTTGCTTAAAACCTTTAACTACAATTTACATTGTTGTTGCATACATATgctcatatatatgtatattgctTATAACCAACAAAAGTCAGATACAAAGCAGGTGCATACATGTACTCATATGTATGTGTTGCTTATAACATGTAACAGATAGGTACAAACTAATTGCACACATGTGCTCCTATATATCGTTATTGATTATACAAATACAAAGTAGTCACATACATGTGCTACCAATTATAAAATACATGTAAGCTTAATACATAAAGTGAAGCAGTTGCATACACATTCACCCACCAATTCCATGAAACATGAATTTTCACTACGAAAGTGCATACATATGCTATCAGTTTTCAAATAActagccaaaaaaaaaaaaaaccttcataAAATTCTTATTGCGACTTATCAAAATGCTaggtaaaaaaacaaaaaagaaaagaactagTCATAAACTAGAGGAGGATTATTAAAACTCAAAACAAAGACTGTAGACCACCATAGCAAACGTTCACTGATCTAAGTCCTTCACTTGGTTTTCGTATTTAAAGCATACTCGTTCGCTTCTTTCACAATCTTGTTTCTGTGCAAATTGTGCGGTGACATCAACAACTTTGTGGTGTAGTGCTTTCGTA includes the following:
- the LOC122588692 gene encoding protein FAR1-RELATED SEQUENCE 3-like, whose translation is MYNIRDMWIPAFFHHFPLSCLMKTTSRSESSNAFFRLFSHKSHTLVQFMLCFETAMEKQRHAQRVLNDHTATTQPKLLTPLPIEEHAAEVYTRTMFFKVQQEIYKGLVYCSFDNVSSDNISQTYMVTISHQEKTISCKCNLFGRSGYLCRHIFCVFKAKNIVKIPDEFITKRWRKDILPHHLLESRHRYGYKNTESEKQSNEAMANLELCLSRLRNDPQDLSDFVQLINKLTHDKLSQLPKPDPKNEKEETYKRLLGVTIPEKVKIRPPRGINNKGSGTHTGKRLKNPREAQVNKKRRTVRQCKWCLKYQDDHDQRKCLDKLAKEQAEKEAAAKAKKVGSTSSHHLDTSA